From one Branchiostoma floridae strain S238N-H82 chromosome 3, Bfl_VNyyK, whole genome shotgun sequence genomic stretch:
- the LOC118411120 gene encoding high affinity nerve growth factor receptor-like codes for MKTAVKSKLQKRTKSFLPVLLIAQCLCMACGQGSRTLPQKCTNSLIIGGPVTSTTVACRYLELTAFPEGIPAITIVLDLQGNAIRNLTDVPVLKNLIRLFLQNNRIETVDWEALGNLPSLKSLSLKRNRLTHVSLDLALQKLLSLAFVSLEFNQLASFTKEQLGHPTLTSVKIRGNPFDCSCAMLWMMTDLKCMHQHYSLFDHCERCDACAIPNYPEPESYKCTSPAHLKGLSLTSVAQQLTNCGDEKLASTTAKTTAHAVTTQYQDHETATKQLDHYLENHNNATSLQSTDRQDSQAHLKGLSLTNVLQHLSDLGDDNLDSTFANIKTTKHASSTQDQGHENTTKHLGQHLEKHNNANSLSSDHQDPTSSTTIENENIPTTTFLTRETEAYDF; via the exons ATGAAGACAGCGGTCAAGTCCAAGTTACAAAAGCGAACAAAGAGTTTCCTGCCGGTGCTTCTAATCGCCCAGTGTCTGTGTATGGCCTGTGGCCAGGGAAGTCGGACTTTGCCGCAGAAATGCACGAATTCGTTGATAATTGGCGGGCCAGTAACTAGCACTACAGTGGCCTGTCGCTATCTTGAGCTTACAGCGTTTCCTGAGGGCATTCCTGCTATAACAATCGTCTTGGATCTCCAGGGGAACGCCATCAGGAACCTAACGGATGTCCCGGTGCTGAAGAATCTCATCCGCCTCTTTCTGCAAAACAATCGCATCGAGACCGTGGACTGGGAAGCCCTCGGAAATCTGCCATCTTTGAAGTCGCTGTCCTTGAAGCGTAACCGACTCACCCACGTCAGCCTTGATCTCGCCCTGCAGAAGTTGCTATCGCTGGCGTTTGTAAGTCTGGAGTTCAACCAACTCGCATCCTTCACTAAAGAACAGCTGGGGCATCCCACTCTGACGTCAGTAAAGATTAGAGGCAATCCGTTTGACTGTAGCTGTGCCATGTTGTGGATGATGACTGATCTCAAATGCATGCATCAACATTATTCGCTGTTTGACCATTGCGAGAGATGTGACGCCTGCGCGATCCCCAACTATCCCGAGCCTGAGAGTTATAAATGCACCAGCCCGGCTCATCTGAAGGGACTCTCTTTGACTAGCGTCGCACAACAACTGACCAACTGTGGGGATGAAAAACTCGCCTCAACAACCGCGAAGACGACCGCACATGCAGTAACAACACAATATCAAGACCACGAAACCGCCACCAAACAACTTGATCATTATCTTGAGAATCACAACAACGCCACTTCTCTTCAGTCAACCGATCGCCAAGATTCCCAGGCTCATCTGAAGGGACTCTCTCTGACGAACGTCTTACAGCATCTGTCCGACTTGGGGGATGACAACCTCGACTCCACATTTGCCAACATTAAGACGACCAAACATGCTTCATCAACACAAGATCAAGGACACGAAAACACTACCAAACATCTTGGCCAACATCTTGAGAAGCACAACAACGCCAACTCACTATCAAGTGACCACCAAGACCCCACTTCGTCAACTACTATAGAAAATG AAAATATCCCAACAACAACGTTTTTGACTCGAGAAACGGAGGCCTATGACTTCTAG